One window of the Zea mays cultivar B73 chromosome 3, Zm-B73-REFERENCE-NAM-5.0, whole genome shotgun sequence genome contains the following:
- the LOC103650109 gene encoding heavy metal-associated isoprenylated plant protein 5 isoform X1, with the protein MTAKSEQTPRITELHVRVDCNGCENKIRKALRAIDGVSEVYIDQASHKITVVGMADPWRMVKAIRKAKRVPTIFSHTDPAAAAEADQPPPPAAEAEEAEAKGEAQAPAPAPPPPADPPAAGDRAEETAPADTSAPEEHKEAKPAETPAAVDATVVVRTVRDHPYGYGAGGHGHRMCSEANHPVDSFYSHHRPTSPYVAEYGAGGGYAGFPVQEGRGKEDAINITCMFSDENPNACSIA; encoded by the exons ATGACTGCAAAATCGGAG CAGACACCACGAATAACGGAGCTGCATGTAAGGGTGGACTGCAACGGCTGCGAGAACAAGATCAGGAAGGCCCTGCGTGCCATCGATG GTGTTAGCGAAGTGTATATAGATCAAGCAAGCCACAAGATCACTGTGGTCGGGATGGCCGACCCATGGAGGATGGTCAAGGCCATCAGGAAGGCCAAGAGGGTCCCCACCATCTTCTCCCACACCGACCCGGCCGCCGCAGCCGAGGCTGATCAGCCGCCGCCTCCCGCTGCCGAAGCCGAAGAAGCCGAAGCCAAAGGGGAGGCCCaggcgccagcgccagcgccacCACCTCCCGCCGACCCGCCAGCAGCCGGCGACAGAGCAGAGGAGACCGCGCCAGCTGATACGTCCGCGCCGGAGGAGCACAAGGAGGCCAAACCGGCAGAAACCCCGGCGGCTGTGGACGCCACCGTGGTGGTGCGCACAGTACGTGACCACCCGTACGGGTACGGCGCTGGCGGCCATGGCCACCGCATGTGCAGTGAGGCGAACCACCCCGTAGACAGCTTTTACAGCCACCATCGCCCGACGAGCCCTTACGTGGCCGAGTACGGCGCCGGCGGCGGCTATGCTGGCTTTCCGGTGCAAGAAGGCAGGGGCAAAGAGGATGCCATCAATATCACTTGTATGTTCAGCGATGAGAACCCAAACGCATGCAGCATAGCGTAA
- the LOC103650109 gene encoding heavy metal-associated isoprenylated plant protein 5 isoform X2, with the protein MTAKSETPRITELHVRVDCNGCENKIRKALRAIDGVSEVYIDQASHKITVVGMADPWRMVKAIRKAKRVPTIFSHTDPAAAAEADQPPPPAAEAEEAEAKGEAQAPAPAPPPPADPPAAGDRAEETAPADTSAPEEHKEAKPAETPAAVDATVVVRTVRDHPYGYGAGGHGHRMCSEANHPVDSFYSHHRPTSPYVAEYGAGGGYAGFPVQEGRGKEDAINITCMFSDENPNACSIA; encoded by the exons ATGACTGCAAAATCGGAG ACACCACGAATAACGGAGCTGCATGTAAGGGTGGACTGCAACGGCTGCGAGAACAAGATCAGGAAGGCCCTGCGTGCCATCGATG GTGTTAGCGAAGTGTATATAGATCAAGCAAGCCACAAGATCACTGTGGTCGGGATGGCCGACCCATGGAGGATGGTCAAGGCCATCAGGAAGGCCAAGAGGGTCCCCACCATCTTCTCCCACACCGACCCGGCCGCCGCAGCCGAGGCTGATCAGCCGCCGCCTCCCGCTGCCGAAGCCGAAGAAGCCGAAGCCAAAGGGGAGGCCCaggcgccagcgccagcgccacCACCTCCCGCCGACCCGCCAGCAGCCGGCGACAGAGCAGAGGAGACCGCGCCAGCTGATACGTCCGCGCCGGAGGAGCACAAGGAGGCCAAACCGGCAGAAACCCCGGCGGCTGTGGACGCCACCGTGGTGGTGCGCACAGTACGTGACCACCCGTACGGGTACGGCGCTGGCGGCCATGGCCACCGCATGTGCAGTGAGGCGAACCACCCCGTAGACAGCTTTTACAGCCACCATCGCCCGACGAGCCCTTACGTGGCCGAGTACGGCGCCGGCGGCGGCTATGCTGGCTTTCCGGTGCAAGAAGGCAGGGGCAAAGAGGATGCCATCAATATCACTTGTATGTTCAGCGATGAGAACCCAAACGCATGCAGCATAGCGTAA